In one window of Brassica rapa cultivar Chiifu-401-42 chromosome A07, CAAS_Brap_v3.01, whole genome shotgun sequence DNA:
- the LOC103831187 gene encoding uncharacterized protein LOC103831187, whose translation MRTCSIPMFHTLIPKPSASVSPRPKFRNRSSSQPFSSTALQVLSQTSLPLVAVPPRSSLAVSSHLSPSDIPQKSEEWFALRKDKLTTSTFSTALGFWKKNRRSELWHEKVYDSESSRVVEDSAKFAMNWGVQMESAAIERYKRIMGCEVGSMGFALHSQEQFHWLGASPDGVLDVGILEVKCPYNKGKTETVLPWSKVPFYYMPQMQGQMEIMDREWVDLYCWTLNGSSVFRVMRDRSYWRIIYEVLREFWWENVIPARGALLLGKDDAEVKKYEPTSTHKLTGLAIAKSISLAAESKLVCREIADHVEFF comes from the coding sequence ATGAGGACTTGTTCAATTCCCATGTTCCACACTCTTATCCCTAAACCAAGCGCTTCAGTTTCACCGAGACCAAAGTTTAGGAACAGAAGCAGTTCACAGCCCTTTTCCTCCACTGCATTACAAGTCCTCTCTCAGACAAGCTTACCCCTTGTTGCTGTTCCTCCCCGTTCTTCACTAGCTGTCTCAAGCCATCTCTCCCCATCAGACATCCCTCAGAAATCAGAAGAATGGTTTGCTTTACGGAAAGACAAGCTAACCACGAGCACATTCAGTACAGCGCTCGGCTTCTGGAAGAAGAATCGCCGCTCCGAGCTCTGGCACGAGAAGGTGTATGACTCGGAGTCGTCACGAGTGGTGGAGGACTCTGCAAAATTTGCAATGAACTGGGGTGTGCAGATGGAATCAGCTGCGATAGAGAGGTACAAGAGAATCATGGGGTGTGAGGTTGGCTCGATGGGGTTTGCTCTTCACTCCCAAGAGCAGTTTCACTGGCTTGGTGCTTCTCCAGATGGAGTTCTTGACGTTGGGATTCTAGAAGTGAAGTGTCCGTATAACAAAGGGAAGACAGAGACTGTATTGCCTTGGTCCAAAGTGCCGTTCTATTACATGCCTCAGATGCAGGGTCAGATGGAGATAATGGACCGGGAATGGGTGGACTTGTACTGCTGGACGCTGAACGGGAGCTCTGTTTTCCGTGTGATGAGAGACCGAAGCTATTGGAGGATTATCTATGAGGTGTTGAGGGAGTTTTGGTGGGAGAATGTGATTCCTGCGAGAGGGGCTTTGTTGTTAGGGAAGGATGATGCAGAGGTGAAGAAGTATGAGCCAACGTCTACGCATAAGCTTACTGGTCTTGCTATTGCTAAAAGCATTAGTTTGGCTGCGGAATCAAAACTGGTATGCAGAGAAATAGCTGATCATGTCGAGTTCTTTTAG
- the LOC103831188 gene encoding uncharacterized protein LOC103831188, with translation MDSGLSWADQWDTNPDPPPSCTKEDEGKKKTKKDKDGSRRIFGKTILGFKWMKDLRKKPEK, from the coding sequence ATGGATTCAGGGCTATCATGGGCTGATCAATGGGATACAAACCCTGACCCTCCACCGAGTTGTACAAAAGAAGATGAaggcaaaaagaaaacaaagaaggaCAAAGATGGAAGCAGAAGAATCTTTGGGAAAACCATACTTGGATTTAAATGGATGAAGGATCTCCGCAAGAAACCTGAAAAGTGA
- the LOC103831189 gene encoding signal recognition particle subunit SRP72, whose translation MAPKSKEKPKTSASSQPPPAIEDLFTTLDRHIQRSEYEQAVKVADQVLSIAPADEDAIRCKVVALVKDDKIDDALSVIHSFHKLPIDLGFQKAYCLYRQNKLDEALECLRGRERDSETLLLEAQILYRLGKTDACVDVYRKLQNSEIETAEVNFVASLVSAGKASQVKGALESWKIKPTSSFELAFNTACSLIENNNYADAEQLLLAARRIGQETLTDDGFADEDIENELAPIAVQLAYVQQVLGQTQESTSSYADIIKRNLADESSLAVAVNNLIALKGSKDVSDGLRKLDRLKEKDSPNFQLSQTLDAKLSQKHKEAIYANRVLLLLHANKMDQARELCAALPGLFPESVNPALLQAAVLVRENKAAKAEELLGQFAEKFPEKSKSVLLARAQIAASASHPHVAAESLSKITDIQHFPATVATIVALKERAGDNDGAAATLDSAINWWSNSMTENNKLGILMPQAASFKLRHGQEEEASRLYEEIVKKHKSTDALVGLVTTLARVNVEKAETYEKQLKPLPGLKAVDVDNLEKTSGAKPMEGAAAAASAMQEEVKKEKAKKKRKRKPKYPKGFDPANPGPPPDPERWLPRRERSSYRPKRKDKRAAQIRGSQGAVTKQEKQEAAPSTSKSNQATTKSAAADPKTKPSSSKASKKKSRR comes from the exons ATGGCTCCTAAATCGAAAGAGAAACCGAAAACCTCGGCATCGTCACAGCCTCCTCCAGCAATCGAAGATCTCTTCACTACTCTCGATAGGCACATCCAGCGATCTGAATACGAACAAGCCGTCAAGGTAGCTGATCAAG TTTTGTCGATTGCACCTGCCGATGAGGACGCGATCCGATGCAAAGTTGTGGCTCTTGTCAAAGACGATAAGATCGACGATGCTCTCTCCGTCATTCATTCCTTCCATAAGCTTCCCATCGATCTAGGCTTTCAAAAG GCATATTGTTTATACCGTCAAAACAAGCTAGACGAGGCTTTAGAGTGTTTGAGAGGTCGAGAGAGAGATTCAGAGACTTTGCTTTTGGAGGCTCAGATTCTCTACCGTCTGGGGAAAACAGATGCTTGTGTGGATGTGTATCGGAAGCTGCAGAACTCCGAGATTGAGACTGCGGAGGTCAATTTCGTGGCCAGTTTGGTTTCAGCTGGTAAAGCTTCACAGGTGAAAGGAGCGttggagtcgtggaagatcaaACCAACTAGTAGCTTTGAGTTGGCTTTTAACACTGCTTGCTCTTTGATTGAAAACAACAACTATGCTGATGCTGAACAACTTCTGCTGGCTGCAAGGAG AATTGGTCAGGAAACCCTCACGGATGACGGATTTGCTGATGAGGATATTGAGAATGAGCTGGCCCCAATCGCTGTCCAATTAGCATATGTCCAACAG GTCCTTGGACAAACTCAAGAATCCACCAGCTCTTATGCAGACATCATTAAACGAAACCTGGCTGATGAATCGTCACTTGCTGTTGCTGTGAACAACCTCATTGCCTTGAAAGGTTCCAAAGATGTTTCTGATGGCTTGAGGAAGCTTGATCGCCTCAAAGAGAAAGACTCCCCAAATTTTCAGCTTTCTCAAACACTTGACGCAAAGCTTTCACAGAAACATAAGGAAGCTATATATGCCAATCGCGTCCTTCTGCTCCTCCATGCAAATAAGATGGATCAG GCACGAGAACTCTGTGCTGCACTGCCAGGTCTCTTTCCTGAGAGTGTTAATCCTGCATTGCTTCAAGCTGCCGTTTTGGTGAGAGAGAACAAGGCTGCCAAAGCTGAAGAACTTCTGGGACAGTTCGcagaaaagttcccggaaaagtCTAAGTCGGTTCTCTTGGCCAGGGCACAAATTGCTGCATCGGCCAGTCATCCTCATGTAGCAGCAGAGTCCTTGTCCAAAATAACTGATATTCAGCATTTCCCTGCAACTGTTGCTACAATTGTCGCTCTGAAAGAGCGAGCTGGGGACAATGATGGTGCTGCTGCTACTCTTGACTCAGCCATTAACTGGTGGTCAAATTCGATGACTGAGAACAATAAGCTTGGTATATTGATGCCGCAGGCTGCTTCCTTCAAGCTCAGGCATGGTCAAGAAGAGGAGGCTTCACGGCTATACGAGGAGATTGTGAAAAAGCATAAAAGCACAGATGCTCTCGTGGGTCTTGTGACTACACTTGCTCGTGTCAATGTCGAGAAAGCAGAAACTTACGAGAAACAGCTAAAGCCGTTGCCTGGGTTGAAAGCTGTTGATGTGGATAACCTAGAGAAAACCTCTGGTGCAAAACCCATGGAAGGTGCCGCTGCTGCTGCTTCAGCGATGCAGGAAGAAgtgaagaaagagaaggcaaagaaaaagagaaagagaaagccAAAGTACCCCAAGGGATTCGATCCAGCAAACCCGGGTCCACCTCCGGACCCTGAAAGGTGGCTTCCGAGAAGGGAAAGGTCAAGTTACAGACCCAAGAGAAAGGACAAGCGAGCAGCTCAAATCCGTGGCTCGCAGGGCGCAGTGACCAagcaagagaaacaagaagCAGCTCCTTCGACTTCAAAGTCAAACCAAGCGACCACTAAGAGTGCAGCCGCTGATCCCAAAACCAAGCCTTCTTCCTCTAAGGCTTCCAAAAAGAAGTCTAGGAGATGA
- the LOC103831191 gene encoding probable thimet oligopeptidase — translation MTENDENDKKMRRSNLTKLKLVTFTGAAGLLGLAVSFAIFAFKSQKHKSKKKGLPGCDTVCVNLSAKEILDLADEIISISTRVHDAVALVPLNKISYENVVLPLAELEARQLPLIQCCVIPKMLSPHDNVRKASAEAEVKIDAHLLSCRKREDVYRVIRIYAAKGESISPEAKRYLQCLVRDFEHNGLNLTATKREEVDRLRNEIDELSLRYVQNLNEDSSCLFFTEAELGGLPLEFLQSLDKTQNKEFKLTLESNHVAAILELCKIAKTRKTVAMAYGKRCGDANIPVLQKLVQSRHRLARLLGYAHFADYALDHRMSKTSTRVIRFLEDISSNLTDLASRELSFLKDLKRKEEGELPFSVEDLLYYIKRVEELQFDLDFGDIRQYFPVSLVLPGIFKICQDLFGIKIEEVTEIDVWYYDVRAFAVFDSGSGKLLGYFYLDMFSREGKFSQSCVVALQNNALFSNGACQIPVALLIAQLAKDGGEAVPLGFSEVVNLFHEFGHVVQHICNRASFARFSGLRVDPDFREIPSKLLENWCYESFTLKLISGYRQDITKPLVDEVCKTLKRWRYSFSALKSLQELLYCLFDQKIYSDDDVDFHQLIRSLHPKVMLGLPVVEGTNPASCFPRAVIGSEATCYSRLWSEVYAADIFASQFGDGHPNLYNGLQFRDKVLAPGGGKEGMELLTSFLGREPSTEAYIESRSKYSL, via the exons ATGACGGAAAACGATGAAAACGACAAGAAAATGCGACGATCTAATCTTACGAAGCTCAAACTTGTAACCTTCACCGGAGCGGCCGGGCTGCTCGGACTCGCCGTCAGTTTCGCCATCTTCGCTTTCAAGTCTCAGAAGCACAAATCCAAGAAGAAAG GTCTTCCTGGATGCGATACTGTTTGTGTTAACCTATCTGCGAAGGAGATTCTCGATTTAGCTGACGAGATTATCTCCATCTCCACGAGAGTTCATGATGCTGTTGCCTTGGTTCCTCTTAACAAG ATCTCTTATGAGAATGTTGTGTTGCCACTGGCGGAACTTGAAGCGAGGCAGCTTCCTCTTATACAATGCTGTGTGATTCCTAAGATGTTATCTCCACACGATAATGTTCGTAAAGCTAGCGCTGAAGCAGAGGTGAAGATAGACGCTCATCTTCTCTCCTGCAG AAAACGCGAAGATGTTTACCGTGTTATCAGAATTTATGCTGCAAAGGGGGAATCAATTTCTCCCGAAGCTAAACGCTACCTACAGTGTCTG GTTAGAGACTTCGAGCACAATGGTCTGAACCTTACTGCAACAAAAAGAGAGGAAGTGGATAGATTGAGAAATGAAATTGATGAGCTAAGCTTGCGATACGTTCAGAATTTAAATGAAGATAGTTCTTGTCTCTTTTTTACCGAGGCTGAGCTTGGTGGTCTGCCTCTGGAATTCCTTCAG AGTTTGGATAAAACTCAAAATAAAGAATTCAAGCTCACCTTGGAAAGTAATCACGTGGCAGCTATCCTAGAGTTGTGCAAG ATAGCCAAGACAAGGAAGACGGTGGCTATGGCATATGGGAAGAGATGTGGAGATGCCAATATTCCGGTGTTACAAAAACTG GTGCAGTCGCGCCATAGATTAGCTCGCTTACTTGGTTATGCACACTTTGCAGATTATGCTCTTGATCATAGGATGTCAAAGACATCAACAAGG GTGATCAGGTTCCTGGAGGACATCTCTTCCAATTTAACTGATTTGGCTAGTAGAGAGTTGTCCTTTTTGAAAGACTTGAAG AGGAAAGAAGAAGGGGAGCTTCCGTTTAGTGTAGAAGATCTTCTATATTATATAAAGAGGGTAGAGGAGTTGCAGTTTGATCTTGATTTTGGAGATATCCGACAATATTTTCCTGTCAGTTTGGTCCTTCCCGGGATCTTTAAAATATGTCAGGACCTTTTTG GAATAAAGATTGAAGAGGTTACAGAAATTGATGTCTGGTATTATGATGTTCGAGCATTTGCCGTCTTTGACTCCGGATCTGGAAAGCTTTTGGGATATTTCTATCTTGACATGTTTTCAAG GGAAGGGAAATTTAGTCAGAGCTGTGTGGTTGCTCTTCAGAACAATGCACTGTTCTCCAATGGTGCATGTCAG ATTCCTGTGGCATTGCTTATTGCACAATTAGCAAAGGATGGTGGTGAAGCTGTGCCTTTGGGGTTCTCTGAGGTGGTTAATCTTTTTCATGAGTTTGGCCATGTG GTCCAACATATCTGCAATCGTGCTTCATTTGCTAGATTCTCAGGCCTACGTGTTGACCCTGACTTTCGAGAGATCCCTTCTAAACTACTGGAAAACTG GTGTTACGAGAGTTTCACCTTGAAGTTAATATCAGGTTATCGTCAG GATATCACCAAGCCACTTGTGGATGAAGTCTGCAAAACACTCAAACGTTGGCGATATTCCTTCTCTGCACTCAAGTCGCTTCAAGAGTTACTATACT GTCTATTCGATCAGAAAATATATTCGGATGATGATGTGGACTTTCACCAACTAATCAGGAGTCTTCATCCAAAG GTAATGTTAGGGCTACCAGTGGTGGAAGGAACAAACCCTGCTTCATGTTTCCCACGTGCTGTAATCGGCTCTGAAGCAACATGTTACAGCCGTTTATGGAGTGAG GTTTATGCTGCTGATATATTTGCTTCACAATTTGGAGATGGGCATCCGAATTTGTATAATGGCTTGCAGTTCAGAGacaaa GTGTTGGCCCCGGGAGGAGGCAAAGAGGGCATGGAACTTCTTACAAGTTTTCTTGGAAGGGAACCATCAACAGAAGCTTACATTGAGAGCCGGTCAAAGTATAGTTTGTGA
- the LOC103831192 gene encoding protein HHL1, chloroplastic isoform X1 encodes MEVSMSLNALTRLPLKNTGRLEEFGLARHSLFTSRTPCLERAQRRKALVVEAKGKKGMAARQYQRTPPPMPKIEDDGNPRFVIFIRMANVYLWYPLSIIAGGTTAKIMVAAKDNLLGKYIYKDTIARNIAAVIYRDEKEIQKTAIKQHRVLRTATEFRYGYKLVENGNMRAALSTSDVIELPTQDQLKTVFDKVKDFFGDAKESFGKISSLNPGTDEETEGSPDDKAKVQG; translated from the exons ATGGAGGTAAGTATGTCTCTCAACGCGTTAACTCGGCTTCCACTGAAGAACACGGGAAGACTCGAAGAGTTCGGTTTAGCTAGACATTCACTGTTCACCTCGAGAACGCCATGCCTGGAGAGGGCGCAGCGGAGGAAGGCTTTAGTGGTGGAGGCGAAGGGGAAGAAAGGTATGGCGGCGCGTCAGTATCAACGTACGCCTCCTCCTATGCCTAAGATTGAAGATGACGGAAACCCTAGATTCGTTATCTTTATTCGTATGGCCAAT GTATATCTTTGGTATCCACTAAGTATAATTGCTGGTGGTACAACTGCTAAGATCATGGTTGCTGCTAAAGATAACCTCTTGGGGAAGTATATCTACAAAGACACCATTGCAAGAAACATAGCTGCTGTTATTTACAGA GATGAGAAGGAGATACAAAAGACAGCAATTAAGCAGCATCGTGTCTTGCGGACTGCCACTGAGTTTCGATATGGCTACAAACTTGTT GAAAATGGAAATATGAGAGCTGCACTGAGTACCTCAGATGTTATCGAG CTCCCAACCCAGGACCAGCTTAAAACAGTATTCGACAAAGTGAAAGACTTTTTTGGGGATGCAAAAGAGTCATTCGGAAAGATATCATCACTAAATCCTGGGACAGATGAAGAAACTGAAGGAAGCCCTGATGACAAAGCCAA GGTCCAAGGCTGA
- the LOC103831192 gene encoding protein HHL1, chloroplastic isoform X2: MEVSMSLNALTRLPLKNTGRLEEFGLARHSLFTSRTPCLERAQRRKALVVEAKGKKGMAARQYQRTPPPMPKIEDDGNPRFVIFIRMANVYLWYPLSIIAGGTTAKIMVAAKDNLLGKYIYKDTIARNIAAVIYRDEKEIQKTAIKQHRVLRTATEFRYGYKLVENGNMRAALSTSDVIELPTQDQLKTVFDKVKDFFGDAKESFGKISSLNPGTDEETEGSPDDKAK, encoded by the exons ATGGAGGTAAGTATGTCTCTCAACGCGTTAACTCGGCTTCCACTGAAGAACACGGGAAGACTCGAAGAGTTCGGTTTAGCTAGACATTCACTGTTCACCTCGAGAACGCCATGCCTGGAGAGGGCGCAGCGGAGGAAGGCTTTAGTGGTGGAGGCGAAGGGGAAGAAAGGTATGGCGGCGCGTCAGTATCAACGTACGCCTCCTCCTATGCCTAAGATTGAAGATGACGGAAACCCTAGATTCGTTATCTTTATTCGTATGGCCAAT GTATATCTTTGGTATCCACTAAGTATAATTGCTGGTGGTACAACTGCTAAGATCATGGTTGCTGCTAAAGATAACCTCTTGGGGAAGTATATCTACAAAGACACCATTGCAAGAAACATAGCTGCTGTTATTTACAGA GATGAGAAGGAGATACAAAAGACAGCAATTAAGCAGCATCGTGTCTTGCGGACTGCCACTGAGTTTCGATATGGCTACAAACTTGTT GAAAATGGAAATATGAGAGCTGCACTGAGTACCTCAGATGTTATCGAG CTCCCAACCCAGGACCAGCTTAAAACAGTATTCGACAAAGTGAAAGACTTTTTTGGGGATGCAAAAGAGTCATTCGGAAAGATATCATCACTAAATCCTGGGACAGATGAAGAAACTGAAGGAAGCCCTGATGACAAAGCCAAGTAA
- the LOC103831193 gene encoding two-component response regulator ARR11, which produces MDKGFSPVGLRVLVVDDDPTWLKILEKMLKKCSYEVTTCGLAREALRLLRERKDGYDIVISDVNMPDMDGFKLLEHVGLELDLPVIMMSVDGETKRVMKGVQHGACDYLLKPIRMKELKIIWQHVLRKKLQEVRDIEGCYEGGADWFTRNDEAHLLGGGGEDVSFGRKRKEFDFEKKLLLQDESDPSSSSSKKARVVWSFELHQKFVNAVNQIGCDHKAGPKKILDLMNVPWLTRENVASHLQKYRLYLSRLEKGKELKCYSGGVKNMDSPPKDSEFNTGHQSPGKNSYAFSGGSSDPKQLASSSVSDPSSDVHMPPKAKKTRVEFDPPISSSSAFESLLPWSDVPDPLESKPQILYGSSFLQQQPLPSQSPYVANSAPTLMEQEMKPSYETSVNADEFLMPQDKNSTVILQDLDLSAPSAISSINVTNDTESILRSLSWELPESHHSGFIDTDLDFSWLQNEHFLANTSGNFQFQDYSCSPSLLSELPPHLWFGNEPDEYTLMVDHGLFIS; this is translated from the exons ATGGATAAAGGCTTCTCTCCCGTCGGTCTAAGAGTTCTTGTGGTTGACGACGACCCAACATGGCTCAAGATTCTTGAGAAGATGCTCAAGAAGTGCTCTTACGAAG TGACTACATGTGGGTTAGCTAGAGAAGCTCTGAGACTGCTCCGGGAGCGTAAGGACGGATATGACATCGTGATCAGCGACGTGAACATGCCTGACATGGACGGCTTCAAGCTCCTTGAGCACGTTGGACTCGAGCTGGACCTCCCTGTCATAA TGATGTCAGTGGACGGTGAGACGAAAAGAGTGATGAAAGGCGTCCAGCACGGAGCGTGTGATTACCTGTTGAAGCCCATAAGGATGAAGGAGCTGAAGATCATATGGCAGCACGTTCTGAGAAAGAAGCTTCAAGAAGTGAGGGACATCGAAGGATGCTATGAAGGAGGAGCTGATTGGTTCACAAGAAACGATGAGGCACACTTGCTTGGAGGAGGAGGTGAAGATGTTTCTTTTGGGAGAAAGAGGAAAGAGTTTGACTTTGAGaagaagcttcttcttcaggaTGAGAGTGACCCATCATCGTCTTCCTCCAAGAAAGCAAGGGTGGTTTGGTCTTTTGAGCTTCATCAGAAGTTTGTCAACGCTGTTAACCAGATCGGTTGCGATCACA AGGCTGGTCCCAAGAAGATATTGGACCTCATGAATGTTCCATGGCTCACTAGGGAAAATGTTGCGAGCCACCTCCAG AAGTACAGGCTTTACCTGAGCAGATTGGAGAAAGGAAAGGAGCTAAAGTGTTATTCTGGTGGAGTAAAGAATATGGATTCACCTCCAAAAGATTCCGAGTTTAATACAGGCCACCAAAGCCCTGGCAAGAACAGCTATGCCTTCTCTGGAGGCAGTTCTGATCCAAAGCAACTTGCTTCATCTTCTGTGTCTGACCCCAGCAGTGATGTTCATATGCCTCCAAAAGCGAAAAAGACGCGTGTAGAGTTTGATCCTCCCATTTCCTCAAGTTCTGCGTTTGAGTCTCTGCTTCCCTGGAGTGATGTTCCAGACCCACTTGAATCAAAGCCCCAGATTCTGTATGGGAGCAGCTTTCTCCAGCAACAACCATTACCAAGTCAAAGTCCCTATGTTGCAAATTCTGCACCAACTCTGATGGAACAGGAAATGAAGCCTTCGTATGAGACTTCTGTGAATGCGGATGAGTTTCTCATGCCACAAGACAAGAACTCTACCGTGATCCTTCAAGATCTGGACTTGTCCGCTCCCTCTGCCATCTCCAGCATAAATGTAACCAACGATACAGAGTCGATTCTGAGAAGTTTGAGCTGGGAGCTTCCGGAATCACATCATTCTGGTTTTATAGACACTGACTTAGACTTCAGTTGGCTTCAAAACGAGCATTTTCTTGCAAACACCTCCGGGAACTTCCAGTTTCAAGACTACAGTTGTAGCCCATCTCTCCTTTCCGAGCTCCCACCTCACCTTTGGTTTGGAAATGAACCTGACGAGTATACCCTCATGGTAGACCATGGCTTATTCATATCTTGA